In Thermotoga sp. Ku-13t, one genomic interval encodes:
- the gyrB gene encoding DNA topoisomerase (ATP-hydrolyzing) subunit B — protein MATDYRPEDIKVLKGLEAVRMRPGMYIGSTGKSGLHHLLYEIVDNSIDEAMAGVCDRIRVILHEDGSAEVEDNGRGIPVEVHPETGKSTLETVMTTLHAGGKFSSSAYKVSGGLHGVGASVVNALSEVMEVWVRRNGKVYYQKYSRGEPLCEVRELGETTEHGTTVRFKPDPEIFSTTEFDPDVIENRLRELAFLNPGLTIEFEDRINDYKTTFYYDGGIKEFINYILKNNNLKSLHETIHVSGTYEDIKIEVAFVYTALQDEEKIYSFVNNIRTIDHGTHVTAFRNVLTRLLNDYGKSLGYLRKDDSFQGEDVREGLVAIVNVLMPNPEFEGQTKGRLGSESAGTAVTKIVRERLTELFEINRGLLKTILERVQESKRAREEARKVRELVKRKSAFEGAQLPGKLADCVTNDVEKSELFIVEGDSAGGSAKQARDREFQAILPLRGKILNVEKSSMQKLLNNEQIKDIIYAIGTGIGERFDRSKLRYGKIIIMTDADIDGAHIRVLLLTFFFRYMRPLIEEGRIYIAVAPLYKIQLTDRTLYLYSDEEYQALMKELNGSEKIVEVQRYKGLGEMNPEQLWETTMNPVTRRLICVTIENAEEADALFEILMGEDTQERKNFIERHALKVTYLDV, from the coding sequence ATGGCAACTGATTATAGACCGGAAGACATAAAAGTGCTCAAAGGTCTCGAGGCAGTGCGCATGAGGCCCGGTATGTACATAGGTTCCACCGGCAAGAGTGGACTGCACCATTTGCTGTATGAGATCGTCGACAACAGCATCGACGAGGCCATGGCGGGAGTGTGTGACAGGATCAGAGTGATCCTCCACGAAGACGGATCTGCGGAAGTTGAAGACAACGGAAGGGGTATTCCCGTCGAAGTTCATCCGGAGACCGGGAAAAGCACACTGGAAACGGTCATGACGACACTGCACGCAGGTGGAAAGTTTTCCAGCTCGGCGTACAAAGTCAGTGGAGGACTCCACGGAGTCGGAGCATCCGTGGTGAACGCGCTGTCTGAGGTCATGGAAGTGTGGGTTCGAAGGAACGGAAAAGTTTATTACCAGAAGTATTCGAGGGGTGAACCCCTCTGCGAAGTCAGGGAGCTCGGGGAAACTACCGAACATGGTACAACGGTGCGGTTCAAACCCGATCCAGAGATATTCTCAACAACGGAGTTCGATCCCGACGTCATCGAGAACAGACTGAGAGAGCTCGCCTTCTTGAACCCGGGCTTGACCATAGAGTTTGAAGATCGGATAAACGACTATAAAACTACGTTTTACTACGACGGTGGTATAAAAGAATTCATAAACTACATCTTGAAGAACAACAATCTCAAATCATTGCACGAAACGATACATGTTTCCGGCACTTACGAAGACATCAAGATCGAAGTGGCCTTCGTCTACACCGCACTGCAAGATGAAGAAAAAATCTATTCCTTCGTGAACAACATCAGAACGATAGACCACGGAACACACGTGACAGCGTTCAGAAACGTCTTGACGCGGTTACTCAACGATTACGGGAAAAGTCTCGGCTATCTGCGCAAAGACGATTCGTTCCAGGGTGAAGATGTTAGGGAAGGTCTTGTCGCGATCGTGAACGTTCTCATGCCGAATCCGGAGTTCGAGGGCCAGACGAAGGGCCGACTCGGAAGCGAGAGTGCCGGGACTGCCGTCACCAAGATCGTGAGGGAGCGCCTCACGGAACTCTTCGAAATCAACAGAGGCTTGTTGAAGACTATACTAGAAAGGGTTCAGGAATCTAAGAGAGCTAGGGAAGAAGCCAGAAAAGTTCGAGAACTGGTGAAAAGAAAGAGCGCCTTCGAAGGCGCCCAGTTACCGGGAAAGCTCGCAGACTGTGTGACTAACGATGTGGAGAAATCGGAACTGTTCATAGTTGAGGGTGACTCCGCTGGTGGTTCTGCAAAGCAAGCTAGGGATAGGGAATTCCAGGCGATACTGCCGTTGAGGGGAAAGATCCTGAACGTGGAGAAATCGTCGATGCAGAAATTGCTCAACAACGAACAGATTAAAGATATAATCTATGCGATTGGAACCGGAATAGGCGAGAGATTCGACCGGAGTAAACTGCGCTATGGAAAGATCATCATCATGACCGATGCCGACATCGACGGGGCACACATAAGAGTACTCTTGCTCACGTTTTTCTTCAGATACATGAGGCCGCTGATAGAGGAAGGAAGGATCTACATAGCCGTCGCGCCGCTTTACAAGATTCAACTGACGGACAGGACACTGTACCTTTACAGCGACGAAGAGTACCAGGCTCTGATGAAAGAACTGAACGGCTCCGAGAAGATTGTTGAGGTGCAGCGTTACAAAGGCCTCGGAGAGATGAACCCAGAACAGCTCTGGGAAACAACCATGAACCCTGTCACAAGACGTTTAATTTGTGTTACGATAGAGAATGCGGAGGAAGCGGACGCATTGTTCGAGATTCTGATGGGTGAGGACACGCAGGAGAGAAAGAATTTCATCGAGCGACACGCTTTAAAGGTGACCTATCTGGATGTATGA
- a CDS encoding DUF4894 domain-containing protein has translation MYDFRKAVSFLAVLCSVCVFFLVSRSVNATVALSEEERNFLVAHKGRLWWVGQSGRLIEVASVEDALSQAYVSGVEVQNGRIEESVVGLVEKLKPLLTNPYVVEVIPKERRVVLLKGVSLRFNEWEDLLRNLNTLNEAIKKMEPKGEYFLSSHGLFYKLRGGDDEER, from the coding sequence ATGTATGATTTTAGAAAAGCGGTGTCTTTTCTTGCTGTACTCTGTTCAGTCTGTGTCTTCTTTCTAGTATCGAGGTCCGTGAACGCGACGGTTGCGCTGAGCGAAGAAGAACGCAATTTTCTGGTCGCCCACAAGGGAAGACTGTGGTGGGTGGGACAGAGCGGTAGGCTCATTGAAGTTGCCAGTGTGGAAGATGCCTTATCGCAAGCCTACGTGAGCGGTGTAGAGGTTCAGAATGGACGTATCGAGGAATCTGTCGTAGGTTTGGTAGAGAAGTTGAAACCGCTGTTAACCAATCCGTACGTTGTTGAGGTGATACCAAAAGAGAGAAGGGTCGTACTCTTGAAGGGTGTGAGTTTGAGGTTCAACGAATGGGAAGATCTGCTGAGAAATTTGAACACTTTGAATGAGGCGATAAAGAAGATGGAGCCTAAGGGGGAATATTTTTTGTCCTCCCATGGGCTTTTTTACAAGTTAAGAGGTGGGGACGATGAGGAAAGGTGA
- a CDS encoding cell division FtsA domain-containing protein: protein MRKGETYCLIDVGSHSCKGAVLRHTNQGLEVLAKAAMRARGIEGGDVRDVAAISEVVESLVDELERESRVRRADFIISSSHSGVKLVEHGAELTVSENEKKPVDESIVESLRTTVEGELSEKYRVLHFYPKRYVVDGTKFVLNPIGMNASRVRFEVTTVVLEKDSSSVFDFLNDVLPEPLLVGHSSFLAGECALSDVEKENGVCLIDLGHSHTFVVIYSASVPAKLQVIPLGIKNVLRDISIVLGTSMEEAERLLRSEGSAVYGETTYAQQTIEYRGLDGRTLKVTTKEELARIIHARLREILMKARRTIREFALQNPSSTVGKLPGGVVFVGGGAKIPRLIDLALDVFEGPARVGTFNVPNLLILNDEDVAEDPALCGLLGGMTQLLRQTQPMVTAKVPSSKQGFFKKLVEMFKSLW from the coding sequence ATGAGGAAAGGTGAAACTTACTGTCTGATCGATGTTGGCAGTCACAGTTGCAAAGGTGCAGTTCTCAGGCATACGAACCAGGGTCTGGAAGTTTTGGCAAAAGCCGCCATGAGAGCGAGAGGAATAGAGGGTGGGGATGTCAGAGACGTCGCGGCAATCAGTGAGGTGGTCGAATCGCTCGTTGATGAGCTCGAGCGAGAATCGAGAGTCAGGCGCGCAGACTTCATAATCTCGAGCAGTCACAGTGGTGTGAAACTGGTTGAACACGGAGCGGAGTTGACGGTCTCAGAGAACGAAAAGAAACCGGTCGATGAATCGATCGTTGAGTCACTCAGAACCACAGTGGAGGGAGAACTCTCAGAAAAGTACAGAGTGTTGCACTTTTACCCAAAGAGATACGTAGTCGATGGGACGAAGTTCGTTCTGAATCCGATCGGAATGAACGCCAGCAGGGTCAGGTTCGAAGTGACAACCGTTGTCCTGGAAAAAGATTCCAGTTCTGTCTTTGATTTCCTGAACGATGTCCTACCAGAACCGTTGCTCGTTGGTCATTCAAGCTTTCTCGCCGGAGAATGCGCTTTGAGTGATGTGGAGAAAGAAAACGGCGTGTGTCTGATAGACCTTGGACATTCCCACACCTTCGTAGTGATATACTCAGCCTCCGTTCCGGCCAAACTGCAAGTGATACCGCTCGGTATCAAGAACGTGCTGCGTGACATATCGATCGTTCTCGGTACGTCAATGGAGGAAGCCGAACGGTTGCTCAGATCGGAAGGCAGCGCCGTTTACGGAGAGACAACGTACGCTCAGCAGACGATCGAGTACAGAGGCCTGGACGGGAGGACTTTGAAGGTCACAACCAAAGAGGAACTAGCCCGAATAATACACGCACGTTTGAGAGAAATACTCATGAAGGCCAGGAGAACGATCAGAGAGTTCGCGTTGCAGAATCCTTCCAGCACGGTCGGGAAGCTACCGGGTGGAGTGGTCTTCGTTGGTGGCGGGGCAAAGATTCCAAGGCTCATAGATCTGGCCTTGGACGTGTTCGAAGGCCCTGCGCGTGTTGGAACGTTCAACGTTCCGAACCTTCTCATTCTGAACGACGAAGACGTTGCGGAAGATCCCGCACTGTGCGGCTTGCTGGGTGGCATGACCCAACTTTTGAGACAGACTCAGCCCATGGTCACTGCAAAAGTTCCAAGTTCAAAGCAGGGTTTCTTCAAGAAACTCGTTGAGATGTTCAAGAGTCTGTGGTGA
- the ftsZ gene encoding cell division protein FtsZ, whose translation MPFELGKSEKGKETEKISRKRIPIIKVIGVGGAGNNAVNRMARMGLKNVQLIAVNTDVQVLEETEADLKIQIGERRTRGLGAGGNPKVGEEAALESLDKIEQVLKDTDMLFLTAGFGGGTGTGATPVIADMAKKMGVLTVAVVTTPFYFEGKERWQTAIEGLRRLKPNVDTLIKVSNNKLLEELPPDVTAVEAFAAADEMLHQGVKGISELITKRGYINLDFADVESVMRNAGVAMLGIGIGKGANRAAEAAKRAMTSKLMEQPVENARAIILNVAAPKTVQLRELHLAASIVRQSCSEDADVKFGLIIDDELKEDEMKVTVIATGFDQEERILFPETDIPAIYRFGLEDMMNA comes from the coding sequence ATGCCATTCGAGCTGGGAAAATCGGAAAAAGGCAAAGAGACAGAAAAAATATCGAGGAAGAGGATACCGATCATAAAGGTCATAGGGGTTGGGGGAGCAGGTAACAACGCCGTGAACCGCATGGCAAGGATGGGACTGAAGAACGTGCAGCTCATAGCCGTGAACACGGACGTGCAGGTTCTCGAGGAAACGGAGGCCGATTTGAAGATTCAAATAGGAGAACGCAGAACACGTGGTCTCGGTGCGGGAGGAAACCCGAAGGTTGGGGAAGAAGCCGCTCTGGAGAGCTTGGACAAAATAGAACAGGTTCTCAAGGACACGGACATGTTGTTTCTCACGGCGGGCTTCGGCGGTGGTACCGGGACCGGCGCGACCCCCGTGATAGCGGATATGGCCAAGAAGATGGGAGTTCTCACCGTGGCGGTCGTAACCACGCCTTTCTATTTCGAAGGTAAAGAACGCTGGCAAACGGCGATAGAAGGATTGCGAAGACTCAAGCCGAACGTGGACACACTCATAAAGGTGTCGAACAACAAATTACTTGAAGAATTGCCACCAGACGTAACCGCAGTTGAGGCGTTCGCGGCGGCGGACGAGATGCTCCATCAAGGGGTGAAAGGTATTTCAGAACTCATAACGAAACGAGGTTACATAAACCTTGACTTCGCCGATGTCGAATCGGTCATGAGAAACGCGGGTGTGGCGATGCTCGGAATCGGGATAGGAAAAGGAGCGAACAGGGCGGCTGAGGCAGCGAAGAGAGCCATGACGAGCAAGCTGATGGAGCAACCTGTGGAAAACGCCAGGGCGATAATACTGAACGTTGCTGCACCCAAAACAGTACAGCTGAGAGAGCTGCACCTAGCCGCTTCGATCGTCAGGCAAAGTTGCAGTGAAGATGCGGACGTCAAGTTCGGCCTGATCATCGACGACGAACTCAAGGAAGACGAAATGAAGGTGACAGTCATAGCGACGGGTTTCGATCAGGAAGAAAGGATCCTTTTCCCGGAAACGGACATTCCCGCGATATACAGGTTCGGACTGGAGGACATGATGAATGCCTGA
- a CDS encoding GspE/PulE family protein, giving the protein MPEKIRYRRIGEVLLQKGIITKEQLNRALEQQRLTKKPLGETLVELGYVTWEELTEALAEQYNLPILKDPPRTVSAEVLGSLPRALIEELRIVPIDKRDGRLVLVTDTIHNLSRIMGEVKFITGQEPLVYLTTPSLFAFMYKQFIQGGIAELAQQIPVLEEPEPEVLTIEEAEEVEAEPEAPIIKMVNALIQRAVQMEASDIHIEPFRNYVRVRYRVDGLLRKIVDYPKAQHNAVVTRIKIMSGLDISEKRLPQDGKFYMNIQGEQYDFRVSTMPSVHGEKVVMRILKVSSAYRQLEELGFSEYNYKLISNLLTRPNGIILVTGPTGSGKSTTLVAMINKLKDITVNIVTAEDPVEYTIDGVIQCQVNPEIGLTFARFLRSFLRQDPDIIMIGEMRDKETANLAIEAALTGHLVLSTLHTNSATAAVDRLVNLGIDRHLLSTALIGVISQRLVRKLCENCRVKVELRPEYLQMWKEVFPELEPVEYTVGPGCTTCNGVGYRGRVAIGEVLVIDREIKDLIVSGGGEREIYDLALRKGMRPMFIDGFEKVLKGITSFEEVLRVTSSI; this is encoded by the coding sequence ATGCCTGAGAAGATCAGATACAGGCGTATCGGTGAGGTTCTCCTCCAGAAGGGCATCATCACGAAAGAACAGCTCAACAGGGCTCTGGAACAACAGAGATTGACCAAGAAACCACTGGGTGAAACGCTCGTTGAACTTGGATATGTGACGTGGGAGGAACTCACAGAAGCCCTTGCGGAGCAGTACAATCTTCCCATACTCAAAGATCCACCTAGAACGGTTTCGGCTGAGGTTTTGGGCAGCTTGCCTCGAGCCCTGATCGAGGAACTCCGCATCGTTCCCATAGACAAACGTGATGGTCGACTGGTACTCGTCACGGACACTATCCATAATTTGAGCAGAATCATGGGAGAAGTCAAATTCATCACCGGGCAGGAACCGCTGGTTTATCTCACAACTCCCTCTCTGTTCGCGTTCATGTACAAACAATTCATCCAGGGTGGGATCGCCGAACTGGCACAGCAGATTCCAGTCTTAGAAGAACCCGAACCTGAGGTTCTGACCATCGAAGAGGCTGAAGAAGTGGAGGCAGAACCAGAGGCACCGATCATCAAGATGGTGAACGCCCTCATTCAAAGAGCGGTGCAGATGGAGGCGAGCGACATCCACATAGAACCTTTCAGAAACTACGTGAGAGTGAGATACAGGGTGGATGGCCTTCTGAGAAAGATAGTGGATTATCCTAAAGCTCAGCACAACGCTGTGGTCACGCGAATAAAGATCATGTCGGGACTCGACATATCCGAAAAGCGTTTACCTCAGGATGGAAAGTTCTACATGAACATACAGGGTGAACAGTACGACTTTCGTGTTTCCACAATGCCTTCGGTTCATGGAGAAAAGGTCGTGATGAGGATACTCAAAGTTTCCTCTGCTTACAGACAGCTCGAGGAACTGGGTTTCAGCGAGTACAACTACAAACTCATCTCGAACCTCCTGACCAGACCGAATGGCATAATACTCGTGACGGGGCCCACTGGAAGTGGAAAATCTACGACGCTCGTTGCCATGATAAACAAGCTCAAGGATATCACCGTGAACATCGTGACCGCTGAAGATCCTGTGGAGTACACGATCGACGGAGTGATCCAGTGCCAGGTGAACCCGGAGATAGGCCTGACCTTCGCGAGATTCCTGAGATCGTTCCTGCGACAGGACCCTGACATCATCATGATCGGAGAGATGAGGGACAAAGAAACGGCGAACCTCGCGATCGAGGCCGCTCTCACCGGACACTTGGTGCTGAGCACACTCCATACCAACAGTGCCACGGCAGCCGTTGACAGGCTCGTGAACCTTGGTATCGACAGACACCTTCTTTCAACCGCCCTCATCGGGGTGATCAGTCAAAGGCTAGTACGAAAGCTCTGTGAAAACTGCAGGGTCAAGGTGGAGCTGAGACCTGAATATCTGCAGATGTGGAAAGAAGTCTTTCCAGAACTTGAACCTGTGGAATACACAGTTGGGCCTGGGTGTACCACCTGCAACGGAGTGGGTTACAGAGGAAGGGTCGCGATCGGTGAGGTCCTTGTCATTGATAGGGAAATCAAGGATCTGATCGTTTCTGGTGGTGGTGAAAGAGAAATATACGATCTTGCGCTGCGTAAGGGTATGCGCCCGATGTTCATAGATGGTTTCGAAAAGGTCTTGAAAGGCATAACATCCTTCGAAGAAGTGCTCAGGGTGACCTCTTCGATATGA